The [Clostridium] celerecrescens 18A genomic sequence AAGCAAAAGCTTCCGTGATTTAAACGGAAATATTTGTCAATTTGATGCGGAACAGGCTAAGAAATACTGGGAAGAGGGCTGTAAGGAATTGGGACAGACACCAACTCTTACTTTGCTGGTAAGAGATGATTCTGTAACAAAGGCGGTTGCAACCTACATACAGAGCGAATTAAATAAGAATTTAGGCATTGATATCGTGATTGATACAAAGACGGTTCAGGCAAGAAATGAATTAATGGATAACGATAATTACATGTTTGCATCTACCGCATGGGGCGCAGATTATGATGATGCCATGACATACCTTGATTTATGGACCAACGGCACTCCATACCGTGGCTCCTATCAAAATGAACAATATAATAAACTGATTAACGACGCAAGAGTTGAAACCGATGACGCCAAGCGTCTGGATATGCTGCTGCAGGCGGAGAATCTTCTGATCGATGAGGATGTGATTGTTGCACCTTTGTACCATAGAGGTTCTGCAACCCTTACAAAATCCAATGTGAAAGGACTGGTCAATCATCCTTTCGGGCCAGATGTGGAATTTAAATACGCTTATTTTGAGTAAGATGCAGCGGACAGGGATTTGACCTGACCAACGGAATGCGGAAAATGAGAAGAGCCGTTCTTCCCTTTTTAGTACTGGAAAAGGGCGGCTCTTTTTAAAATCTCATGAGAATATGAATGCAAAGGAGGACACAGCATGATAAAATATATCTGCAAGCGACTGATATATCTGGCGCTGACATTATGGGTCATTGTAACAGCTACTTTTTTTCTGATGAAAAAGCTGCCAGGATCTCCTTTTGATGCGGAGCGCTTTAATATGATGTCTATTCAGCAGCAGCAGGCCATTTTAGAGCAGTATGGGCTGAATGAGTCCGTGCCCCGGCAATACCTAAAGTATATGGGAAATATCCTGCATGGAGATTTCGGAACATCCTTTACCTATACTGGACAGAAGGTATCTACCGTAATCGGAGGAAGGATCGGCCCCTCAGCTTTGATTGGCCTTCAGGCAGTGCTGATCGGTCTGGCTGTTGGCCTGACATTGGGAATTATCGCGGCGTGGAGACATAACAGCGGAATTGACTATTTCACTATGATTGTAGCTGTTCTTGGAGTTTCTGTACCTAATTTTGTAGCTGCGGCTCTTTTGCAGTATTATGTGGCCTTAAAATGGGGAATCCTGCCCGTTGGTTTTTGGACAGACTGGAAATGTTCGGTTCTGCCGTCCATTGCCTTATCATTTTCTGCGACTGCCATGATCGCCCGGTTTATCCGGACTGAGATGCTGGAGGTGTTGGAGCAGGATTACATTGTCACTGCCAAAGCCAAGGGTCTTAGTCCAATGAAGGTACTCATGCGCCATGCGGTAAGAAATTCGATCATCCCTGTGGTGACGATTCTGGGACCCATTGTTGTAAATCTTCTGACAGGCTCCCTTGCTGTTGAGAATATTTATACCATCCCTGGAATTGGCAGCTTATTTGTAGACAGTATAAAGGCTAATGACTATTCCACGATCATGGGAATCACGATTTTTTACAGCGCTTTCTATATTTTTGTAGTGCTGATCGTTGATATCGCTTATTCCCTCATCGATCCCAGGATTCGTCTGGCAGCCGGTAAGGAGGGGTAAGCATGGATGAATTATTTGTAAAGGCATATGTGGATGAATCGGAGAAAGAACATATTGCCCGACCCAATTTAACAGCCCTTCAGGATGGCTGGCTTCGTTTGAAAAAAAATAAGGCGGCAGTTGTTTGCCTGTTTACATTGATTGCTATCGGGCTTCTGGCAATACTGGCACCTGAGTTTTCAAGATATTCTTATAAAGAAACGAATTATGACATCATTTATCAGATTCCCTCTATGAAACATCTCTTCGGAACGGATCAGTTCGGCCGTGATCTTTGGGTCAGGACGTGGA encodes the following:
- a CDS encoding ABC transporter permease, which gives rise to MIKYICKRLIYLALTLWVIVTATFFLMKKLPGSPFDAERFNMMSIQQQQAILEQYGLNESVPRQYLKYMGNILHGDFGTSFTYTGQKVSTVIGGRIGPSALIGLQAVLIGLAVGLTLGIIAAWRHNSGIDYFTMIVAVLGVSVPNFVAAALLQYYVALKWGILPVGFWTDWKCSVLPSIALSFSATAMIARFIRTEMLEVLEQDYIVTAKAKGLSPMKVLMRHAVRNSIIPVVTILGPIVVNLLTGSLAVENIYTIPGIGSLFVDSIKANDYSTIMGITIFYSAFYIFVVLIVDIAYSLIDPRIRLAAGKEG